A genomic window from Macaca mulatta isolate MMU2019108-1 chromosome 19, T2T-MMU8v2.0, whole genome shotgun sequence includes:
- the LOC144336878 gene encoding uncharacterized protein LOC144336878, whose amino-acid sequence MGVPKRGEGPLKRRGLLERRGAPEQEAPLRGRSCGEGSPLGEGSAGEAEAPESPGHRKPGTSQRRLPLTHRSCSAPSPTAAGTRDGLGRRSPVRSCGVPRRRLPQVAPAAAAAAAAAATGQTTDRPTARAARGALGRRGCACARRGADPGREEPPRRAQSRRSVSRLRLTLKLPASQPGFPGC is encoded by the coding sequence ATGGGGGTCCCCAAGAGAGGCGAGGGTCCCCTAAAGAGACGGGGTCTCCTAGAGAGGCGGGGGGCCCCAGAGCAGGAGGCTCCCCTGAGAGGGAGGTCCTGTGGAGAAGGGAGTCCGCTCGGCGAAGGTAGTGCGGGAGAAGCGGAAGCCCCAGAGAGCCCGGGGCACCGGAAGCCGGGGACCAGCCAGCGGCGCCTGCCCCTTACTCACCGAAGTTGCTCGGCGCCCTCGCCGACGGCGGCCGGGACACGGGACGGCCTCGGGCGGCGCAGTCCGGTCAGGTCCTGTGGCGTCCCGCGGAGGCGACTCCCTCAGGTGGCGCCCGCggcggctgcggcggcggcggcagcggcgacAGGACAGACGACCGACCGACCGACTGCGCGGGCGGCGCGGGGCGCGCTCGGGCGGCGggggtgcgcgtgcgcgcgccgGGGCGCTGACCCCGGGCGGGAGGAGCCGCCGCGCCGCGCTCAGAGCCGCCGCTCGGTCTCGCGGCTCAGACTCACACTGAAATTGCCCGCTTCACAGCCCGGCTTCCCCGGTTGCTAG